TCTTTCGTTTATTTAAGGAACCCCTAATGGATTCAAGGgttatgtttttactttttagaaagACGTTTCTGTTTTTTGTGACTTTTTAACTTTCATCTGTGTCAAACTTTTTCTCATCTCAGCCTTGTATAAAGCATACATTTGGACTAATCAAACAAATGTAGCAGACACCCACATAATGTATATATGTTCCAATTCCAACTAAGTCCAAAAACATTATGGAAGCACTCTTGTATCACTTGGTTTTCAACAACATGCATAAAAGTTCAAGCTTAGACAGTTATAAAACGCAGATAATTTTACAGAAACACACAATTAAGCAACTTTCCTACAAACTTTCTGTCAAGGAAATCTTACCGAGTCTGCAGTGATGAACAGTGAAGGAGGCACAAAGAGCAAATTCTCACCCTTCCTTATATTCTTCAAAGCAACAAGTCCTCTTTCTCCAACTTCCACTCTTTGAATGGCCATTTTCTGGGGTGGGAGACCTGACTCAGACAACCATCTCTGCAAAGCTGACGCATTTTCCAAAGAATCGATATCACAACCCCAAGGGACTTTCTGGGTCACTGTGGCTTTTGTAGTGTCACTTGTAGAAACTGAGCAGTTAATTGGGCGCTTATGAAAGATTATTGGGGGAGACTGAGAGTATGAGTAAGGCTTGGTTTTGTGGAGTGGATTGAAACTTGGTATCAGTGTGGTGTGAAAGAGTCTTGTAGCTTCAGCCATGGCtgtgcagagagagagagagagagagagagagagagagagctacctTATCTGCTGTCTGTTAAGGTTGTGGATGGGTTATGGTAGTTGTGGCAGTTGTACAACGCAGTGTTtggttagttttattttatggtGGTAAATACTAAAGTCTTTATATTTTTTGCCGATTTCCATTTAGGTCACTCTTTTTTCCCGGtcccaaaataattaaaaaaaaaaaaaaaaaaaaaaaaccattctcGTTATTGTCTCTACCATCTTACTAACGGAAATAGTATACGTGATAGATAAAGTGCATAGTTGACACACAAAGTGTCTACGtggttattaaaataataataaatttttttaattaacatttaAAAGTTCAATGTCAGCATTTAAAatgaatttagaataaaaactttttaaaaatagaaaaaaataaataaatatgaacattcttagatttttcttgcactttcttatcaaccaaacaaaatcacaaatattttatacaatctcttttgtttttcagATTTTGATTACCTCCCatacttttttaaaatgaaactatttttgttttaatgaaagaCTATCATATCacctattaattaaataaaatgtggggATTAAAACTCACTAACACTgatcattgtatatttaaaacaaaagaacatgtctaattaaaaatttaatggaaGTAAACTAAACTCTTATTTCTCTCAGTCAAacccaaactctctctctctctctctctctctctctctagaaccCTATGGCCAAAGCTCCCCATTTCCACCATTCATCTCAACCGTTTgatgccaccaccaccaccattcaTCCTACAAAACCCTCTCTCAACATTCACCTATTTGTTGTTTATCTTTGtcattatatttgatttttctgaaGTGGAtgtctttccttctttcttctaaGGTTGTCGCCTGTTGGTGTGATATGAGTCTGCAGCTAGTGATGGAGGTTGCTGATTGCAATTGTTAGAGTAGTGTGGGATCGGCAATTGGGTTCGCAGGTGGTGGGTCAGTATTTTTGCTATGGTCGCTTTCACCTAAGTAGGTGGGGTATTTGGGTTTCGGCCAGGTAGATCTGAAGCCGATTTGAAGGCCCACGTTTTCCTCTCCTTCCTCACTTTCTCatctcactctctctatctTTGGATTGAATTTGAGATGGGTGGGTTTGCtatatttgttttgggtttttgaaaaacttgttaattaaaGCCCCTCATTTGTTGTATTTAAGATTAATTTTCTATGCCTTGAGAATGGATATTATAAGTTTGTGAAAgggaattttttgggtttgtgaaagGGGATTTTCTAGATTACCAATTAGGAGAGATAAATGTTTAGGTCATGAGATTGACACACTTTTGGGTGCCAAGAAAATGcttaataaaatgttattttgtttaactgttattgatttgacttttgttgtgtttggttataaagaaagtacaagaaagacaaagaaaagaaaagaaaatatgaattaattatgaaaaacaTGAACACGAACAGTCATGTTCTagggaagaacacaaagaataTGAACAtgttttccttaaaaaaaataataaagcaaaagGTTTCtgtccaaactagtttggagagaaatccTCTAAACTTGTCCTATatcttttttattgaatgtgaattttgaaattttaaggattgcatattctttatgttATTAACctacatatcaaatttcatttaaatcagagataaaattattttttttatgcataattgcttaccacaaaaacttaaaatttaaattttgatcttTCATCTTCTTGAAGTTTtacaaacatgaaaaatataataagaacatgtattaagatCAAATTTGAGAACCTTTGCTCAGACTAATATCGTGGGTAGTGTTGAGAACACCAAGAGATTAGTGGTACACCCACGAATTGTCAACACTTCTTAAAATGGTTAATGCATTCAAGATAGTAGCACCACTTAAGTTGaagtatttattaaataatttttttttgtattgcttTGTTTTAGAAGGAGGTATAGCAGTATAGGTATTAATTAGTTGgttatttctatttttcaaGATCTTTGTGTATGTtcaaatatttagtattctaaaaaaaaaaaaaaaaaaaaagaaagaaagaaagaaagaaagaaagagagagagagagagagagatctcaTTGTGTTGACTTAATTGTTAAGAGGGAATTATGAAGAAgtataacttttgaaaatttttgacacCAAATTTAAACTATATTTACCATAAACAAATTAACTacatttattgttaaaaaactTATGAACCaatcccacccccccccccccccccggtcCACAAGTAATTTCAACcctaattttattaataatttccaACTTTTCTCTACTCTGATACTAGTTAGAATATAAATACACCCGGACAAAGGTTTCAAATAAAGCCATTTCACAAATATGATAAtttaattgacaaaattgaaaatgtagGGATAAGGGGCCCAAGAACATATGTTGAGTCTTGGGCTTTGTCCGAAGACACTTTGCAAACCGAGGATAGATAAACAGTAATGAATATGTAAGACTCAAGACACCATGAGCGAGCTATGAGTGTGAATGTTAGGGGAGGTAAGCATcggaggaatatctcctcggcTAAGCGAAGTAGAGGTCAGAAAGAGTGTTCTAACATCCAGGGTAACATTCTGGGAAATTCTACTGATAAGTATATGCATTATGAACATATAGGACAAATGGGATTtgggaaatatctaagggaaagctgctaccaccgcattaaatgctctgcagctaactctctagccgcatttatgtggagaagacccctgaacagtgctgccttggttGCTCCATCTCACAGAGGGCCTataaaggtgtctgatgggataagcactcaagtagtggcctgAACGATCAACAATTGGAGGACCAAGATCATTCAAAGGGCTATATAAtataagagaccctccatgaaaAAGGAATcgagaaattgagagagaaacactgtaacaatcaagaattgaacttgtaatcaaacttgagaagAAATATATTAGAACTaatctcctcggattgtgccgatGACGATTTTCTATAGATTAAACCAgtctatcttcatttttttgttatctGGATCCACTTTGCTTATTGTCTGACTCATTAAAAcacagttttccaacccactttttacaaattcattgtattaggttCTTTGGGTCTAAGTTCATCCATCCTTTGGGCTTGGAAGACAAATTGTGCCCTTACAAAAAACATAACTTaatctaaaatataatataggCTTTGGGTTCTAGGCTGCCTTGTCTATTTTTGTATGGTAGTGATTGTTTCAGGTCCAATAGTGTTTCTATTATTTTACATCATGTTCGCATTCTTTTATATCATGTATAAAATATGAACATTTTATGTAAAAGCATGGACATTATATAAAACACTTCACATCCAAAGTATGAAAACTAATTTCCTTTTTTGTCTTGGTGTGGAGAAGCATTTTGTAAAATTGTATCTTGGGCCTCACTTGTACATAGGTTGGGTTAGGTGGTTTTTTCAAGCCAATACAATCCAACATAAATTGGGCTGGGTTGAGTTAAGTCGGTGAGTTGTATTTACATGTATAATGCATGTACAATATTAAACTTTCATGCATTATCCAATTACTTTTTATaagtaattattataaattacttaatatgcttaaattataattataatgtaaaattctaaatttatcaacaatataattcataaattacaaaaataaatcagactaaaaaatttaaataaagtaataaaattcaaacacaaccCAATCCCACTGCACGAAAATCAACTTAAGGCAATGGATTAAATTGGGTGGAGTCAATTTTATTGGGTTCGTAGATTGAATGAACACCttactttataaaaaattaaaaaaaaaaaaaaaaattatcttatgagaTTTATCTTTCACAACATATATAGGTCTCATCGGTCACAAGATACCTTCTCATCATATTCATATTTGTTATGTatagctttttatttatttatttattattgttgttgttgttgtttttgttttctaggagagTTCTATTCTATAGCTCACTTTAAAAGCTACAAATTCGATTGGAATATCTTTCAAATAGCCTCATATCTTCAATATGTTAGCTAATGCCAACATTATCTCCTGCAACTTTTCTTCCTTCACATCTTCCACTCTCAATGGCCCAAAACTCAGAACTTCACTGCAAAGCCAAAACCTTAAACCCAGAATCTCATTTCTCAAAACAACCTCAAAATTTTCAGCTTTTCTCAAACCCCATAATCATACAAGTTCCATCTTGGAATTTCAGATAAAGGGTCTTGTTCAAATTTGTCATAGTAACTTAACAAATCAGAACTCAGAAGACCCAGCTGTTGAAAAAGGAGATTCCTTGGAAGGTGGGGTTGGTGGGAGCGGAAATGGAGGAGAGGGATGGAACTGGTCAACCTCAATTTTACTCTTGGTGTTGTGGGGATCACTCATGTACTATGTTTTCAATCTCACACCAAATCAGACCCCggtattattgattttttttttttttttaattatcaaattcaTAATATTTGGTTTGCCTTGTTAAAATATCTTCGTTGCTTGTGTACATATGGTTCATTCCAATTAGTCTCTTGAGGATGCATAGCCAACTCCaaagttttgggactaaggctttctCTTCTTATGCTTGGTGTTGATGACTGCATTTCTAGTGTTGATTTTGTATGTTTTGGATAATTATGTGTAAAATGCTAATGCCCATTTCTTACAAGTGTTTTTCAATCATATCTTCCACTGGAttgaaacaacaaaaaaaaaaaaaaaaaaaaaaaaataatttaaaaaatttatttatatttattcaaATTCAGCATAGTGAAGTCCCTATTTTGTATCTTTCAATCTTTTTTAAACAGTCTTAATCAAAATAACCAGTTTCTGTTTGTCCATATTGTTGTTGTAAGCAAAGTAgccattttcattttattcttaACATATTGTCTTTTAACTGTATTCAGTCTAGGGACATGTATTTCTTGCAAAAACTACTGAATTTGAAGGGAGATGATGGCTTTAGGATGAATGAAGTGCTTGTGTCTCTGTGGTACATAATGGGTCTGTGGCCTTTGGTTTATAGCATGCTGCTGCTCCCAACAGGTAGAAGGTACCTGCCATTCCTTAGCTTAGTCAATCAATGATCTCAAGTACCTTTTTTCCTGCACATACTTTTTCTTATGTGTTACTAGAAACAGTAAGGTTGGTTAGAAACTTAGAATAGGCCAATATCTAGCCAATGAGTCCACCAATGCTTATTcctcaaattatttttattcctgTAGAAAAAGAATTCTGTGACCAATATGACAAAGCGACTCATAAGTAATTAAAATTCTACTTGGTTGCATTCTTTGTCATAGATTTTGGTTTGCCAAATGATGCAAATAAATGGAATAATAGGAGTGTTAACATGTCAAGTATATCTGATGATTCATGCAAGCTAGTAAGCTACATTTAAGGTGGCCTGAATGCTAGCATCTACATGCACAGCAGTGATTGAGATGAAGGGAACTCACAAGCATCTAgctatgtttttaaatttcttgaccATTAGTGTTTTGCAGctgaaatattttttcttttttgtatctGCAGCTCAAAAAGCAAAATTCCAGTCTGGCCATTCCTAATACTTTCATGCTTTGGTGGGGCATATGCTCTTCTTCCCTATTTTGTACTTTGgaaaccaccaccacctcctgTTGAAGAAACCGAGATCAGAAGATGGCCTCTGAATTTTCTGGAATCAAAATTAACTGCAGGGGTGAGAAATCTGTTTAACTTTTAAAAACTCAAACTAACTCTCTTGATAACATAtctgaaaatatatttatataattgttttgCGAGCTTTTGAAATTTGTTACAAGTAGCTAACAAGAAGAATAAAGATATAAGACTAAACCATGCACATATCAAAACCATAGTCCTGTTATGAATGTGATACCAAAATATTAAACAGTCTTTGGGAGccaaaaaaaatagtggatGCTGCTTCAAATCTGCACAGTATCCTATCAATATCTGAATTATTTGATTGAAGATTACCTGTAGATATTGACCTCTAAATCTTTCTCCTGATAAAGGCATGGAAGTAAAACAAGTGAATATGAaattctacct
This genomic stretch from Quercus robur chromosome 4, dhQueRobu3.1, whole genome shotgun sequence harbors:
- the LOC126720942 gene encoding uncharacterized protein LOC126720942, encoding MLANANIISCNFSSFTSSTLNGPKLRTSLQSQNLKPRISFLKTTSKFSAFLKPHNHTSSILEFQIKGLVQICHSNLTNQNSEDPAVEKGDSLEGGVGGSGNGGEGWNWSTSILLLVLWGSLMYYVFNLTPNQTPSRDMYFLQKLLNLKGDDGFRMNEVLVSLWYIMGLWPLVYSMLLLPTGRSSKSKIPVWPFLILSCFGGAYALLPYFVLWKPPPPPVEETEIRRWPLNFLESKLTAGISLAAGLGIIVYAGLANWDDWKEFAQYFRESKFIHITSLDFTLLSAFAPFWVYNDMTARKWFDKGSWLLPLSAVPFLGPALYLVLRPSLTTMPISLNPTTSKSE